In a single window of the Frondihabitans peucedani genome:
- a CDS encoding ABC transporter ATP-binding protein: MRADDLVAGYLPGVNILNNCDLVCYPGELIGIIGPNGAGKSTLLKALFGLVKIHSGRVTLAGDDITNLKANKLVQAGIGFVPQTNNVFPSLTIAENLQMGMFLRPKKFQERLDVIFDLFPVLADRREQRAGSLSGGERQSVAMARALMMDPKVLLLDEPSAGLSPVRQDETFIRTRRINKAGVSVIMVEQNARRCLQICDRGYVLDQGRNAYSGTGRELADDPKVIELYLGTLAKDVDEA, from the coding sequence ATGCGGGCCGACGACCTGGTCGCCGGATACCTGCCGGGCGTCAACATCCTGAACAACTGCGACCTGGTCTGCTACCCGGGCGAGCTCATCGGCATCATCGGCCCGAACGGCGCCGGCAAGTCGACGCTCCTCAAGGCGCTGTTCGGCCTCGTGAAGATCCACTCCGGCCGAGTCACGCTCGCCGGCGACGACATCACGAACCTCAAGGCGAACAAGCTCGTCCAGGCCGGCATCGGCTTCGTACCGCAGACGAACAACGTGTTCCCGTCGCTCACGATCGCCGAGAACCTGCAGATGGGCATGTTCCTCCGCCCGAAGAAGTTCCAGGAGCGTCTCGACGTCATCTTCGACCTGTTCCCGGTCCTCGCCGACCGCCGCGAACAGCGCGCAGGATCCCTGTCGGGTGGCGAGCGTCAATCGGTCGCCATGGCCCGCGCTCTCATGATGGACCCGAAGGTGCTGCTCCTCGACGAGCCGTCCGCGGGCCTCTCGCCGGTGCGCCAGGACGAGACCTTCATCCGGACGCGCAGGATCAACAAGGCGGGCGTCTCGGTCATCATGGTCGAGCAGAACGCGCGCCGCTGCCTGCAGATCTGCGACCGCGGCTACGTGCTCGACCAGGGCCGGAACGCGTACTCCGGCACCGGCCGCGAGCTGGCCGACGACCCGAAGGTGATCGAGCTGTACCTCGGCACCCTGGCGAAGGACGTCGACGAGGCCTGA